Proteins encoded by one window of Arachis hypogaea cultivar Tifrunner chromosome 1, arahy.Tifrunner.gnm2.J5K5, whole genome shotgun sequence:
- the LOC112800157 gene encoding ribonuclease III domain-containing protein RNC1, chloroplastic isoform X2, which translates to MHRFRGNIWDYDCKPKVMQTLGYPQEMNDMTPDITEARNIELGLGLQLCFLHPSKYKLEHPRFCYERLEYLGQKIQDLVMAERLLMKHLDAPGLWLQNRHRRLLMNKYCGRYLRAKHLHHYITYGESVQDKYEHNRRLRNPANTAVQQALHGLSYAVYGKRDVRRLMFEVFDFEQVQPQEV; encoded by the exons ATGCATCGGTTCAGAGGGAATATATGGGATTATGATTGCAAACCAAAGGTTATGCAGACCCTTGGATATCCACAGGAAATGAATGATATGACTCCAGATATTACCGAAGCCCGGAACATAGAGCTCGGACTTGGATTGCAG CTATGTTTCTTGCATCCATCAAAGTACAAACTTGAGCATCCTCGATTTTGCTATGAAAGATTAGAATACCTTGGCCAAAAGATACAG GATTTGGTGATGGCTGAACGACTGCTGATGAAGCATTTAGATGCTCCTGGGCTGTGGCTACAAAATAGGCACCGCCGCCTTCTTATGAACAAGTATTGTGGAAGATATTTGAGGGCTAAACATCTTCACCATTATATTACATATGGTGAAAGTGTTCAAGACAAGTACGAGCACAATCGGCGACTGAGAAACCCAGCCAACACAGCAGTTCAACAAGCTCTTCATGGACTTTCATATGCTGTTTATGGGAAACGCGATGTGAGACGTTTGATGTTTGAGGTTTTTGACTTCGAGCAAGTACAACCTCAAGAAGTCTAA
- the LOC112800157 gene encoding ribonuclease III domain-containing protein RNC1, chloroplastic isoform X1, whose protein sequence is MELTSSFILSRNYSFSSSLSPFQTNNPKVPLITTTTTTGSPHSLRIIAVANAVNDPPPQNPQPLPENSPQRLLKELAERRKITSPKKKSPPRRFILRPPLDDKKLAERFLNSPQLTLKSFPLLSSCLPSRRLNATDNTWIDDCLLEAKQALGYPLEPSSSLDDDNPAKQLDTLLYLAFQHQGFERSRARHVRCGHSRLFFLGQYVLELAFAEFFLQRYPREGPGPMRERVFGLIGKSMMPRWIKEASLHNLVFPFDDMDKLVRKEREPPVKSVFWALFGAIYLCFGMPEVYRVLFEVFGMDPDADYCQPKLRRQLEDVDYVSTEFEAKISWQDMVAYKPPADALFAHPRLFRACVPPGMHRFRGNIWDYDCKPKVMQTLGYPQEMNDMTPDITEARNIELGLGLQLCFLHPSKYKLEHPRFCYERLEYLGQKIQDLVMAERLLMKHLDAPGLWLQNRHRRLLMNKYCGRYLRAKHLHHYITYGESVQDKYEHNRRLRNPANTAVQQALHGLSYAVYGKRDVRRLMFEVFDFEQVQPQEV, encoded by the exons ATGGAACTCACTTCCTCTTTCATACTCTCCCGCAATTACTCTTTCTCATCCTCCCTCTCCCCATTCCAAACCAACAACCCCAAAGTACCCCTcatcactaccaccaccaccaccggcaGTCCCCATTCCCTCCGCATTATCGCCGTCGCCAACGCCGTAAATGACCCGCCCCCACAGAATCCGCAACCTCTTCCTGAAAACAGCCCCCAGCGGCTCCTGAAGGAGCTCGCGGAGCGCAGGAAGATAACATCCCCAAAGAAAAAATCTCCGCCAAGAAGGTTCATCCTGCGTCCCCCACTAGACGACAAAAAACTCGCAGAGAGATTCCTCAACAGCCCCCAACTAACTCTCAAATCATTCCCCTTACTCAGCTCCTGCCTCCCTTCCAGGCGCCTCAACGCCACCGACAACACGTGGATCGACGACTGCCTTCTAGAAGCCAAGCAAGCCTTGGGGTATCCTCTAGAACCTTCATCTTCATTGGATGACGATAACCCCGCGAAGCAGCTCGACACTCTGCTGTACCTTGCGTTTCAGCACCAGGGGTTCGAGAGGTCCCGTGCGAGGCACGTGAGGTGCGGGCACTCGAGGCTGTTCTTTCTTGGGCAGTACGTGCTGGAGCTTGCCTTTGCTGAGTTTTTTCTTCAGAGGTATCCGAGGGAGGGGCCGGGTCCGATGCGGGAGAGGGTGTTTGGCTTGATTGGGAAGTCCATGATGCCGCGGTGGATTAAGGAGGCGAGTTTGCACAATTTGGTGTTCCCTTTTGATGATATGGATAAGCTTGTTAGGAAGGAAAGAGAGCCACCCGTCAA GTCTGTCTTTTGGGCTCTATTTGGGGCAATCTATCTGTGCTTCGGTATGCCGGAAGTATACCGTGTTCTTTTTGAAGTCTTTGGAATGGATCCAGATGCTGACTATTGCCAGCCCAAACTGCGTCGACAACTCGAAGACGTAGATTATGTGTCTACTGAATTTGAAGCCAAGATAAGCTGGCAGGACATGGTTGCCTATAAG CCTCCTGCAGATGCCCTGTTTGCACATCCGCGGTTGTTCAGAGCCTGTGTTCCCCCAGGCATGCATCGGTTCAGAGGGAATATATGGGATTATGATTGCAAACCAAAGGTTATGCAGACCCTTGGATATCCACAGGAAATGAATGATATGACTCCAGATATTACCGAAGCCCGGAACATAGAGCTCGGACTTGGATTGCAG CTATGTTTCTTGCATCCATCAAAGTACAAACTTGAGCATCCTCGATTTTGCTATGAAAGATTAGAATACCTTGGCCAAAAGATACAG GATTTGGTGATGGCTGAACGACTGCTGATGAAGCATTTAGATGCTCCTGGGCTGTGGCTACAAAATAGGCACCGCCGCCTTCTTATGAACAAGTATTGTGGAAGATATTTGAGGGCTAAACATCTTCACCATTATATTACATATGGTGAAAGTGTTCAAGACAAGTACGAGCACAATCGGCGACTGAGAAACCCAGCCAACACAGCAGTTCAACAAGCTCTTCATGGACTTTCATATGCTGTTTATGGGAAACGCGATGTGAGACGTTTGATGTTTGAGGTTTTTGACTTCGAGCAAGTACAACCTCAAGAAGTCTAA